The Pseudomonas baetica genome includes a region encoding these proteins:
- a CDS encoding YgiQ family radical SAM protein: protein MQAAKPLFDYPKYWAECFGPAPFLPMSREEMDQLGWDSCDIIIVTGDAYVDHPSFGMAIIGRLLESQGFRVGIIAQPNWQSKDDFMKLGEPNLFFGVAAGNMDSMINRYTADKKIRSDDAYTPGGMAGKRPDRASLVYSQRCKEAYKHVPIVLGGIEASLRRIAHYDYWQDRVRNSILIDASADILLYGNAERAIVEVAQRLSYGHKIEDITDVRGTAFIRRDTPKDWYEVDSTRIDRPGKVDKIINPYVNTQDTQACAIEQEKGPVEDPQEAKVVQILASPRMTRDKTVIRLPSVEKVRGDAVLYAHANRVLHLETNPGNARALVQKHGEVDVWFNPPPIPMTTEEMDYVFGMPYARVPHPAYGKEKIPAYDMIRFSVNIMRGCFGGCTFCSITEHEGRIIQNRSEESIIREIEEIRDKVPGFTGVISDLGGPTANMYRIACKTPEIESACRKPSCVFPGICPNLNTDHSSLIQLYRSARALPGVKKILIASGLRYDLAVESPEYVKELVTHHVGGYLKIAPEHTEEGPLNQMMKPGIGSYDKFKRMFEKYTKEAGKEQYLIPYFIAAHPGTTDEDMMNLALWLKGNGFRADQVQAFYPSPMATATAMYHSGKNPLRKVTYKSDGVTIVKSEEQRRLHKAFLRYHDPKGWPMLREALIRMGRGDLIGPGKDQLIPLHQPSTDSYQSARRKNSTPAGSHKVAKEGKEKTTKILTQHTGLPPRASDGGNPWDKREQAKAAAFARNQQAAKERKDAAKGKGPKPARKPVVPR from the coding sequence ATGCAAGCAGCCAAGCCGTTATTTGACTATCCAAAGTACTGGGCCGAATGTTTCGGGCCAGCGCCATTCCTGCCGATGAGCAGGGAGGAGATGGATCAGCTCGGCTGGGATTCCTGCGACATCATCATCGTTACCGGTGATGCCTACGTCGATCACCCGTCGTTCGGTATGGCGATCATCGGCCGGCTGCTGGAGTCCCAGGGCTTCCGCGTCGGGATCATTGCCCAGCCAAACTGGCAGTCCAAAGACGACTTCATGAAGCTCGGCGAGCCGAACCTGTTTTTCGGCGTCGCGGCCGGCAACATGGACTCGATGATCAACCGCTACACCGCCGACAAGAAAATCCGTTCCGACGACGCCTACACGCCCGGCGGCATGGCCGGCAAGCGTCCGGATCGCGCGAGCCTGGTTTACAGCCAGCGTTGCAAGGAAGCCTACAAGCACGTGCCGATCGTGCTTGGCGGCATCGAAGCCTCCCTGCGCCGCATTGCGCACTACGACTACTGGCAGGATCGCGTACGTAACTCGATCCTGATCGACGCCAGCGCTGACATTCTGCTGTACGGCAACGCCGAGCGAGCGATTGTCGAGGTGGCCCAGCGTCTGTCTTACGGCCACAAGATCGAAGACATCACCGACGTGCGCGGCACAGCGTTCATTCGTCGCGATACGCCGAAAGACTGGTATGAAGTCGACTCGACGCGTATCGACCGTCCGGGCAAGGTCGACAAGATCATCAACCCGTACGTGAATACCCAGGACACCCAGGCCTGCGCCATCGAGCAGGAAAAGGGTCCGGTCGAAGATCCGCAGGAAGCCAAGGTCGTGCAGATCCTGGCCAGCCCGCGCATGACCCGCGACAAGACCGTGATTCGTCTGCCGTCGGTTGAAAAGGTCCGTGGCGACGCCGTTCTGTATGCCCACGCCAACCGCGTGCTGCACCTGGAAACCAACCCGGGCAACGCCCGTGCGCTGGTGCAGAAGCATGGCGAAGTCGACGTCTGGTTCAACCCGCCGCCGATTCCGATGACCACTGAAGAAATGGACTACGTGTTCGGGATGCCTTACGCACGTGTTCCGCATCCTGCGTACGGCAAGGAAAAGATCCCGGCCTACGACATGATCCGTTTCTCGGTGAACATCATGCGTGGCTGCTTCGGTGGCTGCACCTTCTGCTCGATCACCGAGCACGAAGGCCGGATCATCCAGAACCGTTCCGAAGAGTCGATCATTCGCGAAATCGAAGAGATCCGCGACAAGGTCCCAGGCTTTACCGGGGTCATTTCCGACCTCGGCGGCCCGACCGCGAACATGTACCGCATCGCCTGCAAAACGCCGGAAATCGAATCCGCGTGCCGCAAGCCGTCCTGCGTATTCCCGGGCATCTGCCCGAACCTGAACACCGACCACTCGTCGCTGATTCAGCTGTACCGCAGCGCCCGTGCATTGCCGGGTGTGAAGAAAATCCTGATTGCCTCCGGCCTGCGTTACGACCTCGCGGTCGAGTCGCCGGAGTACGTCAAAGAGCTGGTGACCCACCACGTTGGCGGTTACCTGAAGATCGCCCCGGAACACACCGAGGAAGGTCCGCTCAACCAGATGATGAAACCGGGCATTGGCAGCTATGACAAGTTCAAGCGCATGTTCGAGAAGTACACCAAGGAAGCGGGCAAAGAGCAGTACCTGATTCCGTACTTCATCGCCGCGCACCCGGGCACCACCGACGAAGACATGATGAACCTGGCCCTGTGGCTCAAGGGCAATGGCTTCCGCGCCGACCAGGTGCAGGCGTTCTACCCGTCGCCGATGGCCACCGCCACCGCGATGTACCACTCGGGCAAGAACCCGCTGCGCAAGGTCACTTACAAGAGTGACGGCGTGACCATCGTCAAGAGCGAGGAGCAGCGTCGTCTGCACAAGGCGTTCCTGCGTTACCACGACCCGAAAGGCTGGCCGATGCTGCGTGAAGCGTTGATCCGCATGGGCCGTGGCGACCTGATCGGGCCGGGCAAGGATCAACTGATTCCGCTGCATCAGCCGTCCACCGACAGCTACCAGAGCGCCCGTCGCAAGAACTCGACGCCGGCTGGCAGCCATAAAGTGGCGAAAGAAGGCAAAGAGAAGACCACCAAGATCCTCACCCAGCACACCGGTCTGCCGCCGCGTGCCAGTGATGGCGGTAATCCGTGGGACAAGCGTGAGCAGGCCAAGGCAGCAGCGTTCGCCCGCAACCAGCAGGCCGCCAAGGAGCGCAAAGACGCGGCCAAGGGCAAAGGGCCGAAGCCGGCGCGCAAACCGGTGGTGCCACGCTAA